Proteins found in one Micromonospora sp. WMMD1082 genomic segment:
- a CDS encoding GNAT family N-acetyltransferase — protein sequence MSQPRQPPAIEAYGVRLRPFRLGDVGDIAAGCADPLTQRFIDSLPSPYTEADARWWVTEGAPAAVAGGGAAYAIADPATDRLLGTVGLSHPVPQRGQAEIGYWVAPWARGRGVATAATRSLAAHAFATGTARLELLTHVENAASQRVALATGFRPEGVRRAAAPLRDGGRRDLTVWVRLVDDPPGPSTRPLPDLPGGRLTDGVIMLRRLGPEDGDETYRLHIDPEVVQSRVPPVPAARDEVDRRCRAAEGQWLVGTAAAMTVLDAASGDFVGNCTLIYDQPATGQAMLGYSLLPRWRGRGYATRTVTLLARWGFDHVGLSRLWAGTLPENVASQRVLQKAGFRREGLLRGRLPGAAGTRADSTVYGLLPKDLAG from the coding sequence GTGAGCCAGCCGAGGCAGCCACCGGCCATCGAGGCGTACGGGGTGCGGCTGCGTCCGTTCCGCCTGGGCGACGTCGGCGACATCGCCGCCGGCTGCGCCGACCCGCTCACCCAGCGGTTCATCGACAGCCTGCCCAGCCCGTACACCGAGGCCGACGCCCGGTGGTGGGTCACCGAGGGCGCCCCCGCCGCCGTTGCCGGTGGCGGGGCCGCCTACGCCATCGCGGACCCGGCCACCGACCGGCTGCTCGGCACCGTCGGGCTGAGCCACCCGGTGCCGCAGCGCGGCCAGGCGGAGATCGGCTACTGGGTCGCACCATGGGCGCGTGGTCGGGGGGTGGCCACCGCCGCCACCCGGTCCCTGGCCGCGCACGCCTTCGCCACCGGCACCGCCCGGCTGGAACTGCTCACCCACGTCGAGAACGCGGCCAGCCAGCGGGTCGCGCTGGCCACCGGGTTCCGGCCCGAGGGGGTACGCCGCGCCGCCGCGCCGCTACGGGACGGTGGCCGGCGGGACCTGACGGTGTGGGTACGACTCGTCGACGACCCGCCCGGCCCGTCGACGCGCCCGCTGCCGGATCTGCCCGGCGGCCGACTCACCGACGGCGTGATCATGCTGCGCCGCCTCGGCCCCGAGGACGGTGACGAGACGTACCGCCTGCACATCGACCCGGAGGTGGTGCAGAGCCGGGTACCCCCGGTGCCGGCCGCCCGCGACGAGGTCGACCGGCGCTGCCGCGCCGCGGAGGGTCAGTGGCTGGTCGGCACCGCCGCGGCCATGACCGTCCTCGACGCGGCGTCCGGGGACTTCGTCGGCAACTGCACCCTGATCTACGACCAGCCCGCCACCGGCCAGGCGATGCTCGGCTACAGCCTGCTGCCGCGGTGGCGGGGGCGGGGGTACGCCACCCGCACCGTGACGCTGCTCGCCCGGTGGGGGTTCGACCACGTCGGCCTGTCCCGGTTGTGGGCCGGCACCCTGCCGGAGAACGTCGCCTCCCAGCGGGTGCTCCAGAAGGCCGGATTCCGCAGGGAAGGGCTGCTGCGTGGGCGGCTGCCCGGCGCGGCCGGAACCCGGGCCGACTCGACGGTCTACGGCCTGCTGCCCAAGGACCTGGCGGGCTGA
- the raiA gene encoding ribosome-associated translation inhibitor RaiA, whose amino-acid sequence MDIVVKGRNVEVPDHYRVHVADKLAKIERYDHKLIRVDVELFHERNPRQADHCQRVEITCFSRGPVIRAEACTDDFYSALDAAIAKLDARLRRAADRRRVHRGRHAPLSVAAATAGLPVTDLPALAAPAENGTATAVAERPEDEYADDQPWHIAREKVHPAEPMTIDDALFQMELVGHDFYLFQDKESGRPSVVYRRHAYDYGIISLDI is encoded by the coding sequence GTGGACATCGTGGTCAAGGGCCGCAACGTCGAAGTGCCGGACCATTACCGGGTGCACGTAGCAGACAAACTCGCAAAGATCGAACGCTACGACCACAAGCTAATCCGTGTCGATGTCGAACTGTTCCACGAGCGCAATCCGCGCCAGGCCGATCACTGCCAGCGGGTGGAGATAACCTGCTTCTCCCGTGGCCCGGTGATCCGGGCCGAGGCCTGCACGGACGACTTCTACAGCGCCCTGGACGCGGCGATCGCCAAGCTCGACGCCCGGCTCCGCCGCGCCGCCGACCGGCGCCGGGTCCACCGGGGCCGGCACGCGCCGCTGTCGGTCGCCGCCGCCACCGCCGGCCTGCCGGTGACCGATCTGCCCGCGCTGGCCGCGCCCGCGGAGAACGGCACCGCCACCGCGGTGGCCGAGCGGCCCGAGGATGAGTACGCGGACGACCAGCCGTGGCACATCGCGCGGGAGAAGGTGCATCCGGCCGAGCCGATGACCATCGACGACGCCCTTTTCCAGATGGAACTCGTGGGCCACGACTTCTACCTGTTCCAGGACAAGGAGTCCGGCCGGCCGAGTGTGGTCTACCGGCGGCACGCCTACGACTACGGGATCATCTCGCTGGACATCTGA
- a CDS encoding phosphoribosyltransferase family protein, whose product MVGGLWADLADLVLPTECAGCRDRRPGLRHGVCPDCVTALRSLRPGPVRPDPAPPDLPPCHALGAYGGPLRETLLAYKEHGRHALARPLGILLAEVVAAAVGPAHPVLLVPVPDTPAAARARYGDHLGRLARHCARRLRAAGWPVRVHRPVRASPRPDSVTLDSAGRAAAATAAFQVRPGTRPAPRGSRVVLLDDIVTTGATVAAVSRALTAHGLAPSAAAVLAATEKRHRR is encoded by the coding sequence ATGGTGGGCGGGCTCTGGGCGGACCTGGCCGACCTGGTGCTGCCCACCGAGTGCGCCGGCTGCCGGGACCGCCGACCGGGGCTGCGACACGGCGTCTGCCCGGACTGCGTGACCGCGCTGCGGTCGCTGCGCCCCGGTCCCGTGCGGCCCGATCCGGCCCCTCCGGACCTGCCGCCCTGCCACGCCCTCGGTGCGTACGGCGGACCGCTACGGGAGACGCTGCTGGCGTACAAGGAGCACGGCCGGCACGCCCTGGCCCGGCCGCTCGGCATCCTGCTCGCCGAGGTCGTCGCGGCGGCGGTCGGCCCGGCGCACCCGGTGCTGCTGGTACCGGTGCCGGACACCCCGGCGGCGGCCCGGGCCCGCTACGGCGACCACCTCGGCCGGCTGGCCCGGCACTGCGCGCGCCGGCTGCGGGCGGCGGGCTGGCCGGTACGGGTGCACCGGCCGGTGCGCGCGTCGCCCCGGCCGGACTCGGTCACGCTGGACAGCGCCGGTCGGGCGGCGGCAGCCACGGCCGCGTTCCAGGTCCGGCCGGGCACCCGACCGGCGCCCCGAGGATCGCGCGTGGTGCTGCTGGACGACATCGTCACCACCGGGGCCACCGTCGCGGCGGTGAGTCGCGCGTTGACCGCGCACGGGCTGGCGCCGTCGGCGGCGGCGGTGCTCGCCGCGACGGAGAAAAGGCACCGGCGGTGA
- a CDS encoding LpqB family beta-propeller domain-containing protein: MRRRLLTGVLGGALVMAVSAGCGIPDRTEVQIEQRGPAAETNWSLGRGNEPPTREASGSDADAFVRNFLAAAAGEPDRAYERVKRFIATPERGGLQVKQGSEVALSVVRLTENPLIEPDVDSMKVTISVQQVGLLRANGMLVPPLATESTYEFRLVNAGPAGEDDAGFYVSNPPNLLLLSDDALRRYYEAEPIYFWNSDRTRLVPDQRYLSSAVPAERRVSEVVRWLTAGPSEWLRVGVSGLPDRTEMINNATGSDGRWEVNLDMPGADEMRLEQLGTQLALSLPELDGTLEIKILNQSRKVVDLGERRRLNSLYRIDVNARRYCVYDGAIHALTVSGEPAGAVPVAPEANRDIVSAALRRADEDVLAAVVVAGEDGRQRLAVGRGRGVVESLDTGSTAYTEMGRPVWIRSDGSRPAGLVVADGRLHRFDDRAATRQVQLGLPGQVTAVAAALDGHRVALVVDGALYVAAINWSGGLPTLGPARRLVSSLTDVTAVDWWAENRLLVAGSVGRPAIYDVSVDGALETPLREDTGTQVNHLAAYPTTPALSPLAGSFMYEANGVAYSNPVERINRDQVQDVTPPAAGLRPGNPTAPVFLY, translated from the coding sequence GTGAGGCGACGGCTGCTGACCGGCGTGCTCGGCGGTGCGCTGGTGATGGCCGTGTCCGCCGGCTGCGGCATTCCGGACCGCACCGAGGTGCAGATCGAGCAGCGGGGGCCGGCCGCGGAGACGAACTGGTCGCTGGGGCGGGGCAACGAGCCGCCGACGCGGGAGGCCAGCGGTAGCGACGCCGACGCCTTCGTGCGGAACTTCCTGGCGGCGGCGGCCGGTGAGCCGGATCGGGCGTACGAGCGGGTCAAGCGGTTCATCGCGACCCCCGAACGGGGCGGGTTGCAGGTGAAGCAGGGCAGCGAGGTGGCGCTGTCGGTGGTGCGGCTCACCGAAAACCCGCTGATCGAACCGGACGTCGACAGCATGAAGGTCACCATCAGCGTGCAGCAGGTCGGCCTGCTGCGGGCCAACGGCATGCTGGTGCCCCCGCTGGCGACCGAGTCGACGTACGAGTTCCGGCTGGTCAACGCCGGCCCGGCGGGCGAGGACGACGCCGGTTTCTACGTGAGCAACCCGCCGAACCTGTTGCTGCTGAGCGATGACGCGCTGCGCCGCTACTACGAGGCGGAGCCGATCTACTTCTGGAACTCCGACCGCACCCGACTCGTACCCGACCAGCGGTACCTCTCCTCCGCGGTGCCGGCGGAGCGCCGGGTGAGCGAGGTGGTCCGGTGGTTGACCGCCGGTCCCTCGGAGTGGCTGCGGGTCGGTGTCTCCGGCCTACCGGACCGCACCGAGATGATCAACAACGCCACCGGGTCGGACGGCCGCTGGGAGGTCAACCTCGACATGCCCGGCGCCGACGAGATGCGGCTGGAGCAGCTCGGCACCCAGTTGGCGCTGTCCCTGCCGGAGTTGGACGGCACCCTCGAAATCAAGATCCTCAACCAGTCCCGCAAGGTGGTCGATCTCGGTGAGCGGCGCAGGCTGAACTCGCTCTACCGGATCGACGTCAACGCCCGGCGATACTGCGTCTACGACGGGGCGATCCACGCGCTGACCGTGTCCGGTGAACCGGCCGGCGCGGTGCCGGTGGCGCCCGAGGCGAACCGTGACATCGTCTCCGCGGCACTGCGGCGCGCCGACGAGGACGTCCTGGCCGCCGTGGTGGTGGCGGGGGAGGACGGGCGGCAGCGGCTGGCCGTCGGCCGGGGCAGGGGCGTGGTGGAGAGCCTCGACACCGGGTCCACCGCGTACACCGAGATGGGTCGCCCGGTCTGGATCCGCAGCGACGGCAGCCGGCCGGCGGGCCTGGTGGTCGCCGACGGCCGGCTGCACCGGTTCGACGACCGGGCGGCGACCAGGCAGGTCCAGCTCGGTCTGCCCGGCCAGGTCACCGCGGTGGCGGCGGCGCTGGACGGGCACCGGGTCGCGCTGGTCGTCGACGGTGCGCTGTACGTCGCCGCGATCAACTGGAGCGGTGGCCTGCCCACGCTGGGCCCGGCCCGGCGGCTGGTCAGCTCGCTGACCGACGTGACGGCGGTGGACTGGTGGGCGGAGAATCGGCTGCTGGTCGCCGGCTCGGTCGGCCGTCCGGCGATCTACGACGTCAGCGTGGACGGCGCCCTGGAGACCCCGCTGCGGGAGGACACCGGCACCCAGGTCAACCACCTGGCCGCGTACCCCACCACCCCGGCGCTCTCCCCGCTGGCCGGGTCGTTCATGTACGAGGCCAACGGGGTCGCCTACAGCAACCCGGTCGAGCGGATCAATCGTGACCAGGTCCAGGACGTGACCCCGCCGGCGGCGGGGCTGCGCCCGGGCAACCCCACCGCACCCGTCTTCCTCTACTGA
- the mtrB gene encoding MtrAB system histidine kinase MtrB has product MTSSPIPDLDPTSRRRGAARELWHGVSGRVARLLAGLHQTWRRSLQVRVVTITLVTSSLLVGGFAYLIADKITSILLDNAKTDVQLRLLSGAEYASKQFSLYSQPQEAQLQETIDGTVNYLAGGDPQQNSGVVVALTAENWPGVIEPRTSPAVNVRPLISPELRAAVAGGNVANQIRTGRLTGDTEKKYLVYGSPVPTGFGQVELYYFVPLTLQDATAGQARATVVATGVALVLLLGLLAALVTRLVVLPVRVAARTAQRLSAGLLDQRMAVNGEDDLALLAASFNQMATNLQRQILRLEEMSRLQRRFTSDVSHELRTPLTTVRMAADLIFAERDGFDPAVARSAELLQAELDRFEELLTDLLEISRFDAGFAVLDAEPTDLVPVVQRVVDRLSGLAERVGVAIEWDVPTAPVIAEIDPRRVERVLRNLVGNAVEHGEGRPVRITLGMDETAVALTVRDHGVGLKPGEEKLVFNRFWRADPSRARQTGGTGLGLSISVEDARLHGGWLEAWGAPGQGAQFRLTLPARAGDRLTTSPLRLVPADATLPFGGAPAGGLLAIAPGPDGALAIGPGPASGQRRAEVGS; this is encoded by the coding sequence GTGACCAGCTCCCCGATTCCGGATCTCGACCCGACGTCCCGCCGGCGTGGTGCCGCGCGGGAGCTGTGGCATGGCGTGAGCGGTCGGGTGGCCCGGTTGCTGGCGGGGCTGCACCAGACCTGGCGGCGCTCGCTGCAGGTGCGTGTGGTGACCATCACGCTGGTGACGTCCAGCCTGCTGGTCGGCGGGTTCGCCTACCTCATCGCGGACAAGATCACGAGCATCCTGCTGGACAACGCCAAGACCGACGTCCAACTGCGGCTGCTCAGCGGCGCGGAGTACGCGTCGAAGCAGTTCAGCCTCTACAGCCAGCCGCAGGAGGCCCAGCTCCAGGAGACCATCGACGGCACGGTCAACTACCTGGCCGGCGGCGACCCCCAGCAGAACAGCGGGGTGGTGGTGGCGCTCACCGCGGAGAACTGGCCCGGCGTGATCGAGCCGCGCACCTCGCCCGCGGTGAACGTCCGGCCGCTGATCAGCCCCGAGCTGCGGGCCGCGGTGGCCGGCGGCAACGTCGCCAACCAGATCCGCACCGGCCGGCTCACCGGCGACACCGAGAAGAAGTACCTCGTCTACGGCTCGCCGGTGCCGACCGGGTTCGGGCAGGTGGAGCTCTACTACTTCGTACCCCTGACCCTGCAGGACGCCACGGCGGGCCAGGCACGGGCCACGGTCGTGGCCACCGGCGTCGCCCTGGTGCTGCTGCTCGGCCTGCTCGCGGCCCTGGTGACCCGGCTGGTGGTGCTTCCGGTGCGGGTCGCCGCCCGCACCGCCCAGCGGCTCTCGGCCGGCCTGCTCGACCAGCGGATGGCCGTCAACGGCGAGGACGACCTGGCCCTGCTCGCCGCGTCGTTCAACCAGATGGCGACCAACCTGCAACGGCAGATCCTGCGGCTGGAGGAGATGTCGCGGCTGCAGCGCCGGTTCACCTCGGACGTCTCGCACGAGCTGCGTACACCACTGACCACGGTACGGATGGCCGCCGATCTGATCTTCGCCGAGCGCGACGGGTTCGACCCCGCGGTGGCGCGCAGCGCCGAACTCCTCCAGGCCGAGCTGGACCGGTTCGAGGAGCTGCTCACCGACCTGTTGGAGATCAGCCGGTTCGACGCGGGGTTCGCGGTGCTCGACGCCGAGCCGACCGACCTGGTGCCGGTCGTCCAGCGGGTGGTGGACCGGCTCTCCGGCCTTGCCGAGCGGGTGGGGGTGGCCATCGAGTGGGACGTACCGACCGCCCCGGTGATCGCCGAGATCGACCCCCGGCGGGTCGAGCGGGTGCTGCGCAACCTGGTCGGCAACGCCGTCGAGCACGGCGAGGGTCGGCCGGTGCGGATCACGCTCGGGATGGACGAGACCGCCGTCGCGCTGACCGTCCGCGACCACGGCGTCGGGCTCAAGCCGGGCGAGGAGAAGCTGGTGTTCAACCGGTTCTGGCGGGCCGACCCGTCCCGGGCCCGGCAGACCGGCGGGACCGGGTTGGGGCTGTCGATCAGCGTGGAGGACGCGCGGCTGCACGGCGGCTGGCTGGAGGCGTGGGGGGCACCGGGGCAGGGCGCGCAGTTCCGGCTCACCCTGCCGGCACGCGCCGGTGACCGGCTGACCACCTCGCCGCTGCGGCTGGTGCCGGCGGACGCCACGCTGCCGTTCGGCGGTGCGCCCGCCGGCGGCCTGCTGGCCATCGCCCCCGGTCCGGACGGCGCGCTCGCGATCGGCCCGGGGCCCGCCTCCGGGCAGCGGCGCGCGGAGGTGGGCTCGTGA
- the mtrA gene encoding MtrAB system response regulator MtrA → MRARVLVVDDDPALAEMLGIVLRSEGFMPSFVADGERALAAFRENRPDIVLLDLMLPGMSGIDVARAIRTESGVPIVMLTAKSDTVDVVLGLESGADDYVVKPFKPKELVARMRARLRRGEDAAPELLTIGPPGNQIAIDVPAHTVSRNGEEVKLTPLEFDLLVALARKPRQVFTREVLLEQVWGYRHAADTRLVNVHVQRLRAKIEPDPERPEIILTVRGVGYKAGTG, encoded by the coding sequence ATGAGAGCCCGGGTACTGGTGGTCGACGACGACCCCGCGCTCGCCGAGATGCTCGGCATCGTGCTGCGCAGCGAGGGCTTCATGCCCTCCTTCGTGGCGGACGGGGAACGGGCTTTGGCCGCGTTCCGCGAGAACCGGCCCGACATCGTCCTGCTCGACCTGATGCTGCCCGGAATGAGCGGTATAGACGTGGCGCGGGCGATCCGGACCGAGTCCGGGGTGCCGATCGTGATGTTGACGGCCAAGAGCGACACCGTCGACGTGGTGCTCGGTCTGGAGTCGGGGGCCGACGACTACGTGGTGAAGCCGTTCAAGCCCAAGGAGCTGGTGGCCCGGATGCGGGCCCGGCTGCGCCGGGGCGAGGACGCGGCGCCGGAGCTGCTCACCATCGGCCCGCCCGGCAACCAGATCGCCATCGACGTGCCGGCGCACACGGTCAGCCGCAACGGCGAGGAGGTGAAGCTGACGCCGCTGGAGTTCGACCTGCTGGTCGCGCTGGCCCGCAAGCCGCGTCAGGTCTTCACCCGGGAGGTGCTGCTGGAGCAGGTCTGGGGGTACCGGCACGCGGCGGACACCCGGCTGGTCAACGTGCACGTGCAGCGACTGCGCGCCAAGATCGAGCCAGATCCGGAGCGACCGGAAATCATCCTCACCGTTCGCGGCGTGGGCTACAAGGCGGGTACCGGATAG